A single window of Helicobacter pylori DNA harbors:
- the recR gene encoding recombination mediator RecR, with protein MNTYKNSLNHFLNLVDCLEKIPNVGKKSAFKMAYHLGLENPYLALKITHALENALENLKTCTSCNALSESEVCEICSDESRQNSQLCMVLHPRDVFILEDLKDFLGRYYVLNSIEEVDFNALEKRLIGENIKEIIFAFPPTLANDSLMLYIEDKLQRFHLTFTKIAQGVPTGVNFENIDSVSLSRAFNSRIKA; from the coding sequence ATGAATACTTATAAAAACAGCTTGAACCACTTTTTAAATTTAGTGGATTGTTTAGAAAAAATCCCCAATGTGGGTAAAAAGTCTGCCTTTAAAATGGCGTATCATTTGGGTTTGGAAAACCCCTATCTGGCGCTCAAAATCACGCACGCTTTAGAGAACGCGCTAGAAAACCTTAAAACATGCACATCTTGTAACGCGCTCAGTGAGAGTGAGGTTTGTGAGATTTGTTCTGATGAAAGCCGGCAAAATTCTCAGCTTTGCATGGTTTTACACCCAAGAGATGTGTTTATTTTAGAAGATTTAAAGGATTTTTTAGGGCGCTATTATGTGTTAAATTCCATAGAAGAAGTGGATTTTAACGCCCTAGAAAAACGCCTGATTGGAGAAAACATTAAAGAAATCATTTTTGCCTTCCCTCCCACTTTGGCTAATGATTCTTTAATGCTTTATATTGAAGATAAATTACAACGATTCCACCTCACTTTCACTAAAATCGCTCAAGGTGTGCCTACTGGAGTGAATTTTGAAAACATTGACTCAGTCTCGCTCTCAAGGGCGTTTAATTCAAGGATCAAAGCATGA
- the truD gene encoding tRNA pseudouridine(13) synthase TruD yields the protein MNLNFMPLLHAYNHASIDFHFNSSARDFCVHEVPLYEFSNTGEHAVIQVRKSGLSTLEMLQVFSQILGVKIAELGYAGLKDKNALTIQFISLPKKYAPLLEKNTHNLQERNLKILSLNYHHNKIKLGHLKGNRFFMRFKKMTPLNAQKTKQVLEQITQFGMPNYFGSQRFGKFNDNHKEGLKILQNETKFAHQKLNAFLISSYQSYLFNSLLSKRLEISKIISAFSLKENLEFFKQKNLSVNPNTLKALKNQAHPFKILEGDVMRHYPYGKFFDALELEKESERFLKKEAVPTGLLDGKKALYAKNLSFEIEKEFQHNLLNSHAKTLGSRRFFWVFAENVTSQYIKEKAQFELGFYLPKGSYASALLKEIKHEKGENNDEF from the coding sequence ATGAATTTAAATTTTATGCCCCTATTGCACGCCTATAACCATGCGAGCATTGATTTTCATTTCAATTCTAGCGCTAGGGATTTTTGCGTGCATGAAGTGCCTTTGTATGAATTTAGCAACACAGGCGAGCATGCCGTTATTCAAGTGAGGAAAAGCGGTTTAAGCACTTTAGAAATGCTTCAAGTTTTTTCTCAAATTTTAGGGGTAAAAATCGCCGAATTGGGTTATGCGGGCTTGAAAGATAAAAACGCGCTGACGATTCAATTCATCTCACTCCCTAAAAAATACGCCCCTTTATTAGAAAAAAATACGCATAATTTGCAAGAAAGAAACCTTAAAATTCTGTCTTTGAATTACCATCATAATAAAATCAAATTAGGGCATTTGAAAGGGAATCGCTTTTTTATGCGCTTTAAAAAAATGACCCCCCTAAACGCTCAAAAAACAAAGCAGGTTTTAGAACAAATCACGCAATTTGGCATGCCTAATTATTTTGGCTCACAACGCTTTGGGAAGTTCAATGACAACCATAAAGAAGGGTTAAAAATCTTACAAAATGAAACGAAATTCGCCCATCAAAAATTAAACGCTTTTTTAATTTCAAGCTATCAAAGTTATTTGTTTAATTCGCTTTTAAGCAAGCGATTAGAAATCAGTAAAATCATTAGCGCTTTTAGCCTAAAAGAAAATTTAGAATTTTTTAAACAAAAAAATTTAAGCGTTAATCCAAACACTCTAAAAGCCCTTAAAAACCAAGCCCACCCCTTTAAAATCTTAGAAGGCGATGTGATGCGCCATTACCCTTATGGGAAGTTTTTTGACGCTTTAGAATTAGAAAAAGAAAGCGAAAGGTTTTTGAAAAAAGAAGCTGTGCCTACAGGGTTACTAGACGGCAAAAAAGCTCTTTATGCAAAAAATTTGAGTTTTGAAATTGAAAAAGAATTCCAGCATAACCTTTTAAATAGCCATGCTAAAACGCTAGGCTCTAGGCGGTTTTTTTGGGTGTTTGCAGAAAATGTAACTTCTCAATACATCAAAGAAAAAGCGCAATTTGAATTGGGATTTTACTTGCCTAAAGGGAGTTATGCGAGCGCGTTACTCAAAGAAATCAAGCATGAGAAAGGAGAAAATAATGACGAATTTTGA
- the folE gene encoding GTP cyclohydrolase I FolE, whose product MENFFNQFFENIGEDKNREGLKETPKRVQELWKFLYKGYKEDPRVALKSAYFQGVCDEMIVAQNIEFYSTCEHHLLPFFGNISVGYIPKEKIIGISAIAKLIEIYSKRLQIQERLTTQIAETFDEIIEPRGVIVVCEAKHLCMSMQGVQKQNAIIKTSVLRGLFKKDPKTRAEFMQLLKS is encoded by the coding sequence ATGGAAAATTTTTTCAACCAATTTTTTGAAAACATCGGCGAAGATAAGAATCGAGAAGGTTTGAAAGAGACGCCTAAAAGGGTTCAAGAATTATGGAAATTCTTGTATAAAGGCTATAAAGAAGACCCTAGAGTGGCTTTAAAAAGCGCGTATTTTCAAGGCGTTTGCGATGAAATGATAGTGGCTCAAAACATTGAATTTTACTCCACTTGCGAGCACCATTTGCTCCCTTTTTTTGGGAATATTAGCGTGGGATATATCCCTAAGGAAAAGATTATCGGCATTAGCGCAATCGCTAAACTCATTGAAATTTATAGCAAACGCCTACAAATCCAAGAAAGGCTGACCACTCAAATTGCAGAAACTTTTGATGAAATCATAGAGCCAAGGGGCGTGATCGTGGTTTGTGAAGCCAAGCATTTGTGCATGAGCATGCAAGGGGTGCAAAAGCAAAATGCGATCATTAAAACAAGCGTTCTAAGAGGCCTCTTTAAAAAAGACCCTAAAACCAGAGCTGAATTTATGCAACTCTTAAAATCTTAG
- a CDS encoding polyprenyl synthetase family protein, translating to MNNPNLSFYYNECERFESFLKNHHLHLESFHPYLERAFFEMVLNGGKRFRPKLFLAVLCSLVGQKDYSNQQTEYFKIALSIECLHTYSLIHDDLPCMDNAALRRNHPTLHAKYDETTAVLIGDALNTYSFELLSNSLLESPIIVELIKILSVNGGIKGMILGQALDCYFENTPLNLEQLTFLHEHKTAKLISASLMMGLVASGIKDEELFKWLQAFGLKTGLCFQVLDDIIDVTQDEKESGKTTHLDSAKNSFVNLLGLKKASDYAQTLKTEVLNDLNLLKPAYPLLQENLNALLNTLFIKGKT from the coding sequence ATGAATAACCCTAATTTATCCTTTTATTATAATGAGTGCGAGCGTTTTGAAAGCTTTTTAAAAAACCATCATTTACACCTTGAAAGCTTCCACCCTTATTTGGAAAGAGCCTTTTTTGAAATGGTGCTTAATGGGGGTAAAAGGTTCCGCCCTAAGCTTTTTTTAGCCGTGCTTTGCTCTTTAGTGGGTCAAAAAGATTATTCTAACCAGCAAACAGAATATTTTAAAATCGCTTTAAGCATTGAATGCTTGCACACTTATTCGCTCATCCATGACGATTTGCCTTGCATGGATAACGCCGCCTTAAGGAGAAACCACCCCACTTTACACGCTAAATACGATGAAACCACAGCCGTTTTAATCGGCGATGCGCTCAACACTTACTCTTTTGAATTGCTTTCAAACTCTTTATTAGAAAGCCCTATCATTGTGGAATTGATCAAAATCTTAAGCGTTAATGGGGGGATCAAAGGCATGATTTTAGGGCAGGCTTTGGATTGCTATTTTGAGAACACGCCCTTAAATTTAGAACAACTCACTTTCTTACACGAGCATAAAACCGCTAAATTGATTAGCGCAAGCCTGATGATGGGGCTTGTTGCAAGCGGTATTAAAGATGAAGAGCTTTTTAAATGGCTTCAGGCTTTTGGGTTAAAAACGGGTCTTTGTTTTCAAGTGCTAGATGATATTATAGACGTTACACAAGATGAAAAAGAAAGCGGTAAAACCACTCATTTAGACAGCGCTAAAAACAGCTTTGTGAATTTATTGGGGCTAAAAAAGGCAAGCGATTACGCTCAAACTTTAAAAACAGAGGTTTTAAACGATTTAAACCTACTAAAACCCGCTTATCCTTTATTGCAAGAAAATTTAAACGCATTATTGAACACTCTATTTATTAAAGGCAAGACATGA
- the surE gene encoding 5'/3'-nucleotidase SurE → MKKILLTNDDGYHAKGIKALEQALEEMAEIYVVAPKHEKSACSQCITITAPLRAEKIKGKEGRHYRIDDGTPSDCVYLAINELFKHVCFDLVISGINLGSNMGEDTIYSGTVAGAIEGTIQGVPSIAISQILSNKNKNTPLSFDLAQKIIQDLVQNIFTKGYPLKGRKLLNVNVPNCSLQEYKGECITPKGYRLYKKEVHRRTDPKNESYFWLGLHPLEWQKRENEDRLSDFDAIASNHASITPLNLDLTSYDDLKSLESWHEGMLK, encoded by the coding sequence ATGAAAAAAATTCTACTCACTAACGATGATGGCTACCATGCAAAAGGCATTAAAGCTTTAGAACAAGCTTTAGAAGAAATGGCAGAAATTTATGTGGTCGCCCCCAAGCATGAAAAAAGTGCATGCTCGCAATGCATCACGATCACCGCGCCTTTGAGAGCGGAGAAAATTAAGGGCAAAGAAGGCCGGCATTACAGGATTGATGATGGCACGCCAAGCGATTGCGTGTATCTGGCGATCAATGAGCTGTTCAAACATGTTTGTTTTGATTTAGTGATTTCAGGGATCAATCTTGGATCTAACATGGGCGAAGACACGATTTATTCGGGAACGGTGGCCGGAGCGATTGAAGGCACGATTCAGGGCGTGCCTTCCATTGCGATTTCTCAAATCCTTTCTAACAAAAACAAAAACACTCCCTTAAGTTTTGATCTAGCTCAAAAGATCATCCAGGATTTAGTCCAAAACATTTTCACCAAAGGCTACCCTTTAAAAGGGCGCAAACTCCTGAATGTGAATGTCCCTAATTGCTCCTTACAAGAATATAAGGGCGAATGCATCACCCCTAAGGGCTATCGGTTGTATAAAAAAGAAGTGCACAGGCGCACAGACCCCAAAAACGAAAGCTATTTTTGGCTAGGGCTGCACCCCTTAGAATGGCAAAAGCGCGAAAATGAAGACAGGCTCTCTGATTTTGACGCTATCGCTTCAAACCATGCCTCTATCACGCCTTTAAATTTAGACTTAACCAGTTATGATGATTTAAAAAGCTTGGAATCTTGGCATGAGGGAATGTTAAAGTGA
- a CDS encoding 6-pyruvoyl trahydropterin synthase family protein → MVIRRLYKFCASHVVRNCSSLKCAQNIHGHNYEVEVFIETNRLDSANMALDFGLMQQEMQTFIDSFDHAHHFWDKESDEFQRFIENHCVRYVKCSFNLSAESYALMFLYYLSRILQKSVFSNDEGELKISSVRVHETKNGYAESFLNDLENPHFKSLVHPNCVSFSQGIQSLWHDKDFFHKIISDEKQCFFHAKPLHQIP, encoded by the coding sequence ATGGTTATCAGGCGATTGTATAAATTTTGCGCTAGCCATGTGGTGCGCAATTGCTCTTCTTTAAAATGCGCTCAAAATATCCATGGGCATAATTATGAAGTGGAAGTTTTTATTGAAACCAACCGTTTAGATAGCGCGAACATGGCGTTAGATTTTGGGTTGATGCAACAAGAGATGCAAACCTTTATAGACTCCTTTGATCATGCCCATCATTTTTGGGATAAAGAAAGCGATGAGTTTCAGCGTTTTATAGAAAATCATTGCGTTCGTTACGTGAAATGCTCGTTTAATTTGAGTGCGGAGAGTTACGCCCTCATGTTTTTATACTACCTTTCAAGGATTTTACAAAAAAGCGTTTTTTCTAATGATGAAGGGGAGTTAAAAATCTCTAGCGTGCGCGTGCATGAGACTAAAAACGGCTACGCTGAAAGCTTTTTAAACGATTTAGAAAACCCTCATTTTAAATCTTTAGTGCATCCAAATTGCGTCTCTTTTTCGCAAGGCATTCAAAGTTTGTGGCATGATAAGGACTTTTTCCATAAAATCATTAGCGATGAAAAACAATGCTTTTTCCACGCTAAGCCCTTACACCAGATCCCATGA
- a CDS encoding 7-carboxy-7-deazaguanine synthase QueE, which produces MKLPVVESFFSLQGEGKRIGKPSLFLRLGGCNLSCKGFNCKTLLNDEILTGCDSLYAVHPKFKETWDYYNEPESLIERLVNLAPNYKHFDFILTGGEPSLYFNNPILISVLEHFYRQKIPLCVESNGSIFFEFSPILKELHFTLSVKLSFSLEEESKRINLKALQNILNNAKSAHFKFVLESQNAAQSIIEIQSLLKQLSLKNNEIFLMPLGTNNNELDKNLKTLAPLAIKHGFRLSDRLHIRLWDNQKGF; this is translated from the coding sequence ATGAAACTCCCGGTCGTTGAGAGTTTTTTTTCCTTACAGGGTGAAGGAAAAAGGATAGGCAAGCCCAGTCTTTTTTTACGCTTAGGGGGGTGTAACCTTTCATGCAAGGGCTTTAATTGTAAAACCTTATTGAATGATGAAATCCTAACAGGTTGCGATAGTTTGTATGCGGTGCATCCTAAATTCAAAGAAACTTGGGATTATTACAATGAGCCTGAATCTTTGATTGAACGATTAGTTAATTTAGCCCCTAATTATAAACATTTTGATTTCATTCTTACAGGCGGGGAGCCAAGCTTGTATTTCAATAACCCTATTTTAATCAGCGTTTTAGAGCATTTTTATCGCCAAAAAATCCCTTTATGTGTAGAGAGCAATGGTTCTATTTTTTTTGAATTTAGCCCTATTTTAAAAGAATTGCATTTCACTCTAAGCGTCAAACTCTCTTTTTCTTTGGAGGAAGAAAGCAAGCGGATCAATCTCAAAGCCTTACAAAATATCTTAAATAACGCTAAAAGCGCGCATTTTAAATTTGTATTGGAGAGTCAAAACGCCGCTCAATCTATTATAGAAATTCAAAGCCTTTTGAAACAACTCTCCTTAAAAAATAATGAAATCTTTTTAATGCCCTTAGGCACAAATAACAACGAGCTAGATAAAAATCTAAAAACCCTAGCCCCCCTAGCCATAAAGCATGGTTTCAGGCTGAGCGATAGGCTTCATATCCGCTTGTGGGATAATCAAAAAGGGTTTTAA
- a CDS encoding GNAT family N-acetyltransferase — translation MTIKVFSPKYPTELEEFYAKRIADNPLGFIQRLDLLPSISGFVQKLREHGGEFFEMRENKKLIGICGLNHINQTEAELCKFHINTAYQSQGLGQKLYESVEKYAFIKGYTKISLHVSKSQIKACNLYQKLGFVRIKEEDCVVELGEETLIFPTLFMEKILS, via the coding sequence ATGACCATCAAAGTTTTTTCGCCCAAATACCCCACTGAATTAGAAGAATTTTATGCCAAGCGCATCGCTGACAACCCTTTAGGGTTTATCCAACGCTTGGATCTTTTGCCCAGTATTAGCGGGTTCGTTCAAAAACTGCGCGAGCATGGCGGGGAATTTTTTGAAATGAGAGAGAATAAAAAGCTCATTGGGATTTGTGGGCTTAATCATATCAATCAAACAGAAGCCGAGCTGTGTAAATTCCATATAAATACCGCTTATCAATCCCAAGGGTTGGGCCAAAAACTCTATGAGAGCGTGGAGAAATACGCTTTCATTAAAGGCTATACTAAAATCTCTTTGCATGTGAGCAAGAGTCAAATCAAGGCATGCAACCTCTATCAAAAGCTGGGTTTTGTGCGTATCAAAGAAGAGGATTGCGTGGTGGAGTTGGGCGAAGAGACTTTGATTTTCCCCACTCTTTTTATGGAAAAGATTCTGTCTTGA
- a CDS encoding MFS transporter codes for MKHLGKKEVRTLGLSSLGGTLEFYDFIIFVFFTSIIAKHFFPNTLSPIWSEINTYGIFAAGYLARPLGGIVMAHFGDKFGRKNMFMLSILLMVIPTFALALMPTFDHLVSFGVDSMGLSLKNAHYLGYIAPVFLVFVRICQGVAVGGELPGAWVFVHEHAPQGQKNTYIGFLTASVVSGILLGSLVYIGIYMVFDKPVVEDWAWRVAFGLGGIFGIVSVYLRRFLEETPVFQQMKQDDALVKFPLKEVFKNSLFGISISMLITWVLTACILIFILFVPNFTLTHPNFHFTPFEKTYFQILGLVGIVSSIIFTGFLADKIKPHKVCMAFSAAFAFFGFLFFKEFYSNAPSLVNTIVLYFLACFCAGIMNFCPIFMSDVFSAKIRFSGISFAYNIAYAITAGFTPQLSSWLNAKAIAAPESLQSYGLSFYILIVSLIAFITSLLMAPIYRKSSDTEVSPTA; via the coding sequence ATAAAACATTTAGGCAAAAAAGAGGTAAGAACCTTGGGGTTATCTTCGCTTGGGGGGACTTTAGAATTTTACGATTTTATCATCTTTGTATTTTTTACGAGTATCATTGCCAAACACTTTTTCCCGAACACGCTCAGCCCTATTTGGTCTGAAATCAACACTTATGGTATCTTTGCTGCAGGTTATCTAGCGCGCCCGCTTGGCGGCATAGTGATGGCCCACTTTGGGGATAAATTCGGTCGTAAAAACATGTTCATGCTCTCTATTTTATTGATGGTGATCCCAACCTTTGCGCTCGCTTTGATGCCAACTTTTGATCATTTGGTGAGTTTTGGCGTTGATAGCATGGGACTTAGCCTAAAAAACGCTCATTATCTTGGTTACATAGCTCCTGTTTTTTTGGTGTTTGTTAGGATTTGTCAAGGCGTCGCTGTGGGTGGTGAATTGCCTGGCGCTTGGGTTTTTGTCCATGAACATGCCCCGCAAGGCCAAAAAAACACTTATATTGGTTTTTTAACCGCTTCTGTAGTTTCTGGGATTTTGCTTGGGAGTTTGGTTTATATAGGGATTTACATGGTTTTTGACAAGCCTGTTGTTGAAGATTGGGCTTGGCGGGTTGCTTTTGGGCTTGGAGGGATTTTTGGTATCGTTTCTGTCTATTTGAGACGCTTTTTAGAAGAAACTCCTGTTTTTCAGCAAATGAAGCAAGACGATGCCTTAGTCAAATTCCCGCTTAAAGAGGTGTTTAAAAACTCTCTCTTTGGTATATCAATCTCCATGCTTATCACTTGGGTTTTAACCGCTTGTATTTTGATTTTTATCCTTTTTGTCCCGAATTTTACTCTTACGCATCCCAATTTTCATTTCACTCCGTTTGAAAAAACCTATTTTCAAATTTTAGGGCTTGTTGGTATTGTAAGTTCCATTATTTTCACCGGGTTTTTGGCCGATAAAATCAAACCGCACAAAGTTTGTATGGCTTTTAGCGCGGCCTTTGCCTTTTTTGGCTTTTTATTCTTTAAGGAATTTTATTCTAACGCGCCAAGTTTAGTCAATACCATAGTTTTATACTTTTTAGCTTGCTTTTGCGCGGGCATTATGAATTTTTGCCCCATTTTTATGAGCGATGTGTTTAGCGCCAAAATCCGTTTTAGCGGGATTTCCTTTGCTTATAACATAGCCTATGCTATAACCGCTGGCTTTACCCCTCAACTTTCAAGCTGGTTGAATGCAAAAGCCATAGCAGCACCTGAAAGTTTGCAAAGTTATGGTTTAAGCTTTTATATCCTCATAGTTTCTTTAATTGCCTTTATTACATCGCTTTTAATGGCACCAATTTACCGCAAATCCAGTGATACCGAAGTGTCGCCCACAGCATGA
- a CDS encoding DUF262 domain-containing protein, protein MSMFLDKTIKEVVDELNGRYFLPDVQREYVWLKKADEKKIEQLFDSILRGYPIGSFLFWKLQKEDIAKSDEQDSDKLNFQLYQFITNYDERKPHNEKIRIEQIKRDDLYIVLDGQQRLTSLYIGLKGTRTLKKKGAKIDNPNSYEEKRLYLNLKHQPNMDSPEDNYEFEFHAKKPENDKKHFWFKVGDILELKSVINYAREHELDGEESALLETLNKAFHDKQLISYFEETEKNLNKVLNIFIRVNSGGVKLSYSDLLMSILTASFSSDIRERMNELVDALKDKGFPNVGQDQVLKTCLLLIGKDTTFELKNFNKKNIKEIEDNWEKITESIYNATELLKNFGYAGYLGSAYILSSLAYFYFLNSKMDKNDEQQALKFVRNAQITSYFTPSTDTKLNNIANSMKDAQTFESFNHNLAKHQTCPLKITNDAIEDMMCSSIHARVFPILQILYPHLNYKTTTFHIDHIYPKSKFKKNKKLDKDFYECENHLFNLQLLEGAENSAKKDKDPEVWLKEEYKNQQAIEEYKRKNYIDPTLELEWENIKEFREKREEAIIKTLKEVLLPKS, encoded by the coding sequence ATGAGTATGTTTTTGGATAAGACCATTAAAGAAGTGGTAGATGAATTGAATGGGCGTTATTTTTTGCCTGACGTTCAGCGTGAATACGTGTGGCTCAAAAAAGCCGATGAAAAAAAGATAGAGCAACTTTTTGACTCCATTCTTAGGGGCTATCCTATTGGCTCTTTTTTATTTTGGAAATTACAAAAAGAGGATATAGCCAAGAGCGACGAACAAGATAGCGATAAACTCAATTTCCAACTTTATCAATTCATTACAAATTACGATGAGCGAAAGCCTCACAATGAAAAAATCCGTATTGAACAAATCAAACGTGATGATTTGTATATCGTCCTAGATGGCCAACAACGCTTAACCTCGCTTTATATCGGGCTTAAAGGCACTAGAACGCTTAAGAAAAAGGGAGCTAAAATCGACAACCCTAACTCTTATGAAGAGAAGCGTTTGTATTTGAACTTGAAGCACCAGCCAAACATGGACAGCCCAGAAGACAATTACGAATTTGAATTTCATGCCAAAAAGCCTGAAAACGATAAAAAACATTTCTGGTTTAAGGTGGGGGATATTTTGGAATTGAAAAGTGTTATAAATTATGCGAGAGAACACGAATTAGATGGTGAAGAGTCAGCATTACTAGAAACACTAAACAAAGCTTTTCACGACAAACAACTCATTTCATATTTTGAAGAAACAGAAAAAAATCTTAATAAAGTTTTAAATATCTTTATCCGTGTCAATAGCGGCGGGGTCAAGTTAAGCTATTCTGATTTATTGATGTCTATTTTGACAGCAAGCTTTTCAAGCGATATTAGAGAAAGAATGAATGAGTTAGTGGATGCTTTAAAAGACAAAGGCTTTCCAAATGTGGGGCAAGACCAGGTGCTAAAAACCTGCTTGCTTCTCATTGGTAAAGACACTACTTTTGAATTAAAAAATTTTAATAAAAAAAATATCAAAGAGATTGAAGACAATTGGGAAAAAATTACAGAAAGCATTTATAACGCTACAGAACTATTAAAAAATTTTGGTTATGCGGGCTATTTGGGTTCAGCTTATATTTTATCCAGTTTAGCCTATTTTTATTTTTTAAATTCAAAAATGGATAAAAACGATGAACAACAAGCCCTAAAATTTGTCCGTAACGCTCAAATCACGAGTTATTTTACTCCTTCAACGGATACAAAATTAAACAACATAGCCAATAGCATGAAAGATGCGCAAACCTTTGAATCATTCAACCATAATTTAGCCAAACACCAAACATGCCCTTTAAAAATCACTAACGATGCTATAGAAGACATGATGTGTTCTAGTATCCATGCTCGAGTCTTTCCCATTTTACAAATCTTATACCCACACCTGAACTACAAAACCACCACTTTTCATATAGATCATATTTATCCAAAGTCCAAGTTTAAAAAAAATAAAAAATTGGATAAAGATTTCTATGAGTGTGAGAATCATTTATTCAACCTCCAGCTTTTAGAAGGTGCAGAGAATAGTGCCAAAAAGGATAAAGACCCTGAAGTGTGGCTCAAAGAAGAATATAAAAATCAGCAAGCCATAGAAGAGTATAAAAGAAAAAATTATATTGACCCTACCCTAGAATTAGAATGGGAAAATATAAAAGAATTTCGTGAAAAAAGAGAAGAAGCTATCATTAAAACATTAAAAGAAGTGTTATTGCCTAAGTCTTAA
- a CDS encoding amino acid ABC transporter permease yields the protein MSASPNLSLFFESLDLSKERLELLLEAFYPMLKAAFSISLPLAVISFILGLLIAIVVALIKIVPPKYFMHKALLAGVNFYVSLIRGTPLLVQIVVVFYGLPALGVYMDPIPAGIIAFSFNVGAYASETLRASFLSVPKDQWDSSLSLGLNYLQTFWHVIFFQALKVATPSLSNTFISLFKETSLASVVTIAEVFRIAQQKANASYDFLPIYLEAALIYWLFCLVLEVIQKRMEKILN from the coding sequence ATGTCAGCCAGCCCTAATCTGTCTTTGTTTTTTGAATCTTTAGATTTAAGCAAGGAGCGTTTGGAATTATTGTTAGAGGCTTTCTACCCCATGTTAAAAGCCGCTTTTTCTATTTCTTTGCCTTTAGCGGTTATCTCCTTTATTTTGGGCTTATTGATTGCTATTGTGGTGGCTCTCATTAAAATCGTGCCCCCTAAATATTTCATGCATAAGGCTTTATTAGCGGGCGTAAATTTTTATGTGTCACTCATTAGAGGCACGCCTTTATTGGTCCAAATCGTGGTGGTGTTTTATGGTTTGCCCGCCCTTGGGGTTTATATGGATCCAATCCCGGCAGGCATTATTGCGTTTTCTTTTAATGTGGGGGCATACGCTTCAGAGACTTTGAGGGCGAGCTTTCTTTCTGTCCCTAAAGATCAATGGGATTCAAGCTTGAGTTTGGGTTTGAATTACTTGCAAACCTTTTGGCATGTCATCTTTTTTCAAGCGCTCAAAGTCGCCACGCCAAGCCTGAGTAACACCTTCATCAGCCTTTTTAAAGAAACTTCTTTAGCTTCTGTGGTAACTATCGCAGAGGTTTTTAGGATCGCGCAACAAAAAGCGAACGCCAGCTATGACTTTTTGCCTATTTATTTGGAAGCCGCTTTGATTTACTGGCTTTTTTGCTTGGTTTTAGAAGTGATCCAAAAGCGCATGGAAAAAATCTTAAATTAA
- a CDS encoding amino acid ABC transporter substrate-binding protein produces the protein MKKVLFLLVISFFWGFLNASSLYEKLINKETISVGTEGIYPPFTYHNKEGKLTGYDVEVARELAKELGVKIKFHETSWDIMLTGLKSGRFDMVANQVSLTTKKRQAAFDKSLPYSYSGTIMLVRKDENRIKGIEDIRGLKAANTLSSTYGEIAFKYDAQIVSVDSMVQALLLVAQKRADLTLNSSLAILNYLNTHKDNPFKIAWESKEKDGGASFVINKHQEKALELINQAMQRLINKGVLKRLGEQFFGKDVSQP, from the coding sequence ATGAAAAAAGTTTTATTTTTATTAGTAATAAGCTTTTTTTGGGGTTTTTTGAACGCTTCTAGTCTGTATGAAAAACTGATTAATAAAGAAACGATCAGCGTTGGCACAGAGGGCATTTACCCCCCTTTCACTTACCATAATAAAGAAGGCAAGCTCACCGGCTATGATGTGGAGGTGGCTAGGGAGTTGGCTAAAGAGCTTGGCGTGAAAATCAAATTCCACGAAACTTCATGGGATATCATGCTGACAGGTTTGAAATCAGGGCGTTTTGATATGGTCGCTAATCAGGTGAGTTTGACGACTAAAAAACGCCAAGCGGCTTTTGATAAAAGCTTGCCTTATAGCTATTCAGGCACGATCATGTTGGTCAGAAAAGATGAAAACCGCATTAAAGGCATTGAAGACATTAGGGGCTTAAAGGCGGCTAACACCTTAAGCTCCACTTATGGGGAAATCGCTTTTAAGTACGACGCTCAAATCGTTTCGGTGGATTCTATGGTGCAAGCCTTGTTGTTAGTGGCGCAAAAACGAGCCGATTTGACCTTAAATAGTTCTTTAGCGATCTTAAACTACCTAAACACCCACAAAGATAACCCCTTTAAAATCGCATGGGAGTCCAAAGAAAAAGACGGGGGCGCTTCCTTTGTCATTAACAAGCACCAAGAAAAAGCCTTAGAGCTTATCAACCAGGCGATGCAAAGATTGATCAATAAAGGGGTTTTAAAACGCTTAGGCGAACAATTTTTTGGAAAAGATGTCAGCCAGCCCTAA